In one Alnus glutinosa chromosome 14, dhAlnGlut1.1, whole genome shotgun sequence genomic region, the following are encoded:
- the LOC133857048 gene encoding uncharacterized protein LOC133857048: protein MEMVGLSSVERTMWVCSVVEAMVVETVLAAGKSLACLLMATGSLSESPKLTAMDERFPLEELRRRRRPDLENKDASETEDDEDDEDDDDVNDQEDDAGDEDFSGEGEDEGDPEDDPVANGDGGSDDEDDDEDDDDGDDEDEDEDGEEEEEEEEEEVPQPPTKKRK, encoded by the exons ATGGAGATGGTGGGCCTGAGCTCTGTGGAGAGGACCATGTGGGTGTGCTCTGTTGTGGAAGCTATGGTGGTGGAGACTGTTCTTGCTGCTGGAAAGTCTCTTGCTTGCCTTCTCATGGCG ACAGGATCGCTCAGTGAATCACCAAAATTGACTGCAATGGATGAAAG GTTTCCTTTAGAAGAACTTCGCAGAAGGCGACGCCCTGATCTGGAGAACAAAGATGCCAGTGAAACAgaggatgatgaggatgatgaagaCGATGATGATGTTAATGATCAGGAGGATGATGCAGGCGATGAGGACTTCTCAGGTGAAGGAGAGGATGAAGGAGATCCTGAGGATGATCCCGTAGCCAATGGTGATGGaggtagtgatgatgaggatgacgatgaagatgatgatgatggtgacGATGAAGACGAGGATGAGGATggggaggaagaggaagaagaggaggaagaagaggtTCCCCAGCCACCTACAAAGAAGAGGAAGTGA